The Brettanomyces bruxellensis chromosome 8, complete sequence genome segment TGGCCACACTGAACTCACTCAGCGTTCAGTCGGCTCTTTTACACCCTTCGGAAGCTCTTCACGGGGACCTGGGTATCATCCgggaagaaagaggagatGTGTTACTTATGATCTCTGCATCGGGAAATACCCCCGAGCTTCTCAATTTACTCAATTATATTCCAGAGACGGTACCTATTATATTAGTCACGTGTACTAAGCACTCAAAACTGAGTATTCTTCCTAGGATTTCATCAATGATTTATGCTGAACTTCCCAAAAGACTCTCTGAAAAGAACTTGTACGGGATGAGTGCGCCAACCATATCAACAACACTCTGCCTCACTATTCTTGATGCCACATCCATGGCACTAGCCGAAGTATATATCAATGACCTAAATattagaaagaaaaggttCGGCGATAGACATCCAGGCGGAGCAATTGGCCAGGAGACAGCTGTAGAGCGCTCGACTGCATTTTCTCAACTCAAAATTGATTCTTCTACTCAGACCAGCAGTACTGGTAGCAGTAATAGTATCAGCTCTGCTTCAAGTATTTGTGAATTGAGAAATAAGTCCCGATCCCTATTAGAAGAGGAAACAGAAGATGCAATTAATCAGGAAGAACCAAAGGAGGCCGATGCCTTTTCAGTGTTGGATTTGGTTCTtctaaataaaattaagaatTCAAACCATGTAATAACAATCAATACGTTGCCAGACCATGATGAACTTAGGGTTACAAGCTTACTTATAGCATATGATTACATTCTTATTGACCACAAAAATAGTCATGATGAGTCCACGACCAAGTCACACATTATGCAAGTTCTCGAATGCTCACTGGGCCAGCAAGTGTACAGAGCAGCCAAAATTCAAGGTGATGACTGGTCTGATATTAAGTGGAAATTGGAGGACGTATTGGTTAAAGTATCGTTTTAAACATTCTTAATTTTGGATTATTTAAATGTTAGTGGAAAACGGCGAAGAACATAATATGTACATTTATGGCAATATTCTGGCTTCCAAAGTTTAAAGATTACCATTTACAATTTGCCTATTCGAAGGGCATTATTTCAGTTAGATGATAGCGACATAAACTTATAATATAACATTCATTTTCGCTTTCATTGATTACAGGTGAAAATACATTTGTAATGTATAAATATACATAGTAAAATTCTGATAGGCATATTCAATAAGCACAGCCGAGTTAAAAATTCAGCTAACAACTAAATTGCTCAACGTACGACTAAACGTTACATTTTTCACTGCTACAAGAAATTTAAATTGCCATATGTTTCATCAACCAGAGCCAATTAAATTTGCAGCTCGGCCATTTATAATACTAGCATTCTGCATATCACTTATTTGGTCCGTAATATCCTTTTCCCCCTTCAAGAAATTAGCAAGGTACAGGAGATATCTAAATTCCCTataaactgaaaaaaaCTAACAGGACAATAGTACATACAACACACTGATTTCTCATCCTGGTAAGAAAGGGGTAAAAATGCAATAGGAAAACAAATCGAAAAACAGAAATTCTTTATATGGGGTAGGATATCTaaagattttttttgaacagCCTTATCTTAATACAGTTTACATCATGGTTACAAAAGAAGGgggaaataaagaaaatacaacACCTTAAATACCTtatctatatatatgtatctATAATTACGGTTATCCAATTTTCAGTATAGTTGATTGCGAACTGAAATGACCAATTCTATAAGCTGGCTTACTTGCTGACTGATCATTGTGTCAAAGAATATTCGCCACAAAGTGATATAATAAGGTTGATTAAAACTTAAATCTGATCTTTCCCTGTTGTTGTACCTAAATACTGAATTTGTTTTACGAGGTTACTAACCTCTAACTCCCGTATGCTTTTTTAGGGGTACTCTAACTAAACGCGTATTTTCTCTCAGCAGGTAGAgtgctatttttttttttactcccCCCCCTTTCCACCTGGTAAAATTCCCCTATAAAAATCgatgactttttttttttcgtacCATTTTATCCATtaaattttactttatCGGGTACACTTGCTTGGCTCGATTCTGAAACATCTTCGTCGTTTTCTATACTCGCATATTTCATTCTGCTCGGCTGTTTCACATTATTTTGTCCGTATTTTAGTTTGTCAATCTTTTGGAACAATTAGAAGAACAGCCAAAGGCCAAAGATCCATTTAATAATCAAGGTCCATTCAAAACTTTGTGCTTAGCAGTTTCATTGGCTGTCAACTCATACCTCGCATAATTTTTAGCTTCATCATACCCTACTGGACACaatgtctttttttcgAAGATCATCGAGGGAGCATAAAGAACATAAGGTGACCAAGGCAGACCTCTCAACAATTCGTATTGGATCAGAAGATGCAACTCAAAGTTTGAACGCCCCAAGAGAGGTAGTTCAGGCTGTTAGAGCCTATATAGCCCAAATTCCGGGTCAGATCAGTTTCAACAAAGGTGATTTCTTTTACGTTGTCTCGCGACCAAACTCTACTACCATCGAGATAAAGGATCCAGTGAAAAACATGCAGGGTAGTGCTCCAACCAGCTGCTTtaaattctttgaaaaacCCCAGCGAACACACACAAGCAATTCATCAAGTAGCAATAGTTCTTCTCAGCACAGTAGTTCTCAGAATGGGGCTGGCGTGACATTTCACAAATCCTATCAATCTACAAAATCGTTTCATTCGCAACATTCACAACCATCCCAGGTACCTAATCCTTCAGCAAGACACgcatcttcaagttctAGCAAGCACGTGTCACCGTTACCATCACTTTATGGGATTGTCCTCTATGATTTTCATGCCGAGAGGCCCGATGAGTTGAGCGTGATGGCGGGCGACAGTTTAATCCTTTGTGCCCATCATGAACATGAGTGGTTCATTGGAAAGTTTCTCGATAAGATTGGTGAGCCAGGCTTAGTTCCTGTTTCGTATGTGCGACTTTATGATATAAATACCAAAGTTCCTTACAACGAGCCGTCTGATGCTATAATAGATAGAGTTCGTCTTCCGACTGTTGAGCAATGGAAGATGGTGAAGAACCGTCATAAGGCCAGTGCAAGAACAGTAGGACCTGCAGCTTCAACACCAGGCAGCCGAACAAATTCTTCTGGTGATGTACGCGCCCAGATGGGCGGACAGAATTGGCAAAAGGACTCGTTTTCTTCCACCGCCAGCTCATTTAGTCAGAGCTCGTACATTGCAGGGCAAAATAAGCCCGTGGCGAATATTTCTACGGCGTCTGCATCAACAGCTCGTGCTTCATTGTATGCAGAAGAGGTTAGTATAGagtctttttcttccacaAATGGCAAATACTGGTTCTTGGTTCGTGTCGTGCTCTCTGATCACTCTACACGGTGCCTTTGCAGATATTACGAAgactttttcaatttccaCCAGCAAATTTTGGCTGCATGGCCGAGGGAAGGAGGTAAATACGATACTAAGGATCATAAAGAGAGAATCATTCCTTTTATTCCCGGTCCAGTGATGGATGTGAGCGAGAACTTGTGCCATAGACGCATGATTGACTTTGATAGCTATCTAAAAAGTCTGAGAGATCTCCCTAGccatatttcaaaatcgGTTCTTGCTAATTCCTTTTATGATCTGTGGGAAGGTGACCAACAGTTGTCATATAACGATGTCACGAAGGATGGCTCTCCTATAAGGCCGGCCAGACGTCCTCCAAATATGATTATACTGAATGGTAAAGGATCTAACAGTAATGGAGAGATTGATCGTAAATCTGAACAGCCTCATCCATATAGACCATTTCCACAACAGGGAGGCAATGTTCCGATGGACCATACCGGAGCTATCGATATAAAGCCCACACAGAATCCTCAAAACAGACACAGCTCTTTGGTAAGGAGACTTAGTGAGATGACTTTGGGCCACTCTCATCACCACTCTAGGAAGCACAGTTCATCCGGATCTTCCGTGGGATCATCTACACAGGATCAGAGAGAAACACATAGAAAGCCATCCCAAACCAACTGGACTAAGAGCAATAACGGAAATATGAACACGAGTGCCTCAAAGATATCTCCTTCTAACAAGTTAAAACTAAAGTTTTATTACAAAGATGATATATTTGCAATAGCTGTCCCTGAAACTGTAACATTGGAGGAGCTGAAGCATTTAATTGTCCCGCGAATCGATGAATGTGACGAACCTAACATTGAAGAAAGATTAAAAGTTATACCAAAAGATGTCAACAACGTTGATCAGTTTGAGTATCTAAATGAATGTGTTCTTCAATCGGATTCACAACTTCATGAAACTTCCAATTTCACTGACAAGGGAAAGTTTTTAGTTATAGTTTGATCTTACGCTTTATCTCGCAAAAATTTACAGGGAGGGAGTGAGCTTCTTATTCTCTATAAATGATAAGCCTTGTATagttatataaatatgtaCGAGTAATTTCGCAGCGTTCAGTTTCTATCTAGTGAACGttttaaatcaaataaatttgctAAATGCCAATTGTCATCTATCTGTCTATTTGGACTCGGAATTTTCTCGGTAGAAAATCGAATGCTTGAACACTTTTAACCTCCTAAGAGCCTTTTCACTATATGCCCTTAAAATGTTTTGCCTGGATGAtgcatatttattaaaaggATAAGATGAGTTGGTGTCATCTCCAAGAACACTCAAAATAGATGGTATTCCAAATGTTCTGCACAACCGCTTAACAGttttaaaatattcttcCTCGAAAAGATTTGGATTACACACTTCTGCTATTTTATAGTGTATTATCCATTCATCCGCCGTTTTCTTATTAATAATCGATAAAGGTGGTGTGGGGTACTTCATATGGGCGGACTTACTATTTATCTTGTGACCGCAAGAAATTTTGAACATAAATCTTCCATCCTTAGATGATTgttcaaatattgatttATTGATGGTTTCACATCGTTTCTTGCGTGCACTTGCCGCTAGCGTTGCCTTCCTTATTCTTTCACTGGGTGGgatttcaacatcatcagaGACTTTATCAAGTGTAGTTAGTCTTTTAGCCATTTCAGCGTGAACAACATTCACAAATACTTTTATATGAGGATTATGGTATTTTGATTCAGGACAGTACTTTAAAAACATCCTGAACGGCCTTGACCCAGTCTTCTTCGTTATGGCATTCAATAAATCTTGAAGCATAGAAAGGCTGACATTGAATTCATAGTTTGCCATCATTGTCGATAAAGCTTCTCTCTTGTTTTGCCAATGCTGACCGATATCTTCCACAATGGCCTGGAAATCTGATTCATTGTTCACGTAATCAGGTTGGCCTAGTTTGGGATCATCATAATCaacatttccaaaaaatatgcTATCTATCTGCGATAATGGAATATATTGGAATCCCAATATATTCTTGACATTGTGATATGCAACAAAAATACCATCCATGTTTCCAATCCTTGCCTGCAAAGAGTATTTGAACATAACAACCCTTGCCATCTCAAATAATTCACGTTCAAAGCTTTCGTATAAGCCATGAGTACGATTAATCTCATAATTTGTAGGATGGAAGTTAGTATGTGCGATGTCGTATCTAATCGCACAAACTGCCCttgttttgagatcaaAAACACCAGTTCCAGGCAATCTTTTGTCTTTGGCATCAAGCTGAGATCGCATCAAAATATTGCCAAAGCGAGCATAATGATATgaagattttgaattttcagcCCTCACTGGATCTTCAAGTGATGATTTCAGATATGTCTTAAAAACGGAGGAATCTGTTGTAAGCATCAGCTCCATTGTATTTCCCAACAATGACAATATCAACTCCGTGTCCGTAGTTCGGTCACTATCAATAGAAAATATGTTATCACTTCCTGATGaatcctttttcttcaaagtaaCAACAGAGCTGATAGGGTATTTACAACTTTCGGACATGTTCGTAGTAGCAGGAAAAGGCTTCGATAAAAAGCCTACATCTAATGGCCGGTTGTTACTAAGGAGCAAGTGAAACAAACGTAGTATTCCAGTTagggatgaagatgaagaataatacttaagctttttttcactcgCTGGCGTTTTTGTGTTGAAAGCTTCCGCGATCTTTAGAAGACGTTGATCATGTGTTGGTGAAACAAAGGGAGTAACCTTATCAAACTTGAAGTTATCCACATTTGGGATATTCAAAAGTTCAGGGCTGAAATTTAAATGCCGAGTTCTTGGATCCCTCATATAATGAACACCAGGTGAGAACAATACACCCTGCAATTCCGGGCATATATCAGGCACATTATCTATTGGATCACAGTACCCTTTCAGGGGTGTATATATATCGGTACTTTTCAAATTACTTATACTTCGTTCAAAAACGacttcattttctccagACCTTCCACCTTTGCTCATAAGTGAGAGCTTTCTAAAGCTATTTCTTTTGTCTTGTTTcacctttttattttccattaGCCTTCCTTTATTCGAGCCAGTACTGATCTGATTCTTAGCATCATTGCAGATGCTCCTATAGGAACAGCTGCGTATACATCGGTTCAGGATCTGGGATCCTCTTACATGCATCATATCTTTATCGACTATTGATTTTAATTTGCCAAAACTTGTTTGGATGCCCATTAATGTGCTTCTCTCCACTCCACTGAAAATTACCGAGAATCGCATTTTTCATCCGAGACGAAAAGATCTGCATaaaaatttcttctc includes the following:
- a CDS encoding uncharacterized protein (BUSCO:EOG09260JDM), with protein sequence MSKGGRSGENEVVFERSISNLKSTDIYTPLKGYCDPIDNVPDICPELQGVLFSPGVHYMRDPRTRHLNFSPELLNIPNVDNFKFDKVTPFVSPTHDQRLLKIAEAFNTKTPASEKKLKYYSSSSSLTGILRLFHLLLSNNRPLDVGFLSKPFPATTNMSESCKYPISSVVTLKKKDSSGSDNIFSIDSDRTTDTELILSLLGNTMELMLTTDSSVFKTYLKSSLEDPVRAENSKSSYHYARFGNILMRSQLDAKDKRLPGTGVFDLKTRAVCAIRYDIAHTNFHPTNYEINRTHGLYESFERELFEMARVVMFKYSLQARIGNMDGIFVAYHNVKNILGFQYIPLSQIDSIFFGNVDYDDPKLGQPDYVNNESDFQAIVEDIGQHWQNKREALSTMMANYEFNVSLSMLQDLLNAITKKTGSRPFRMFLKYCPESKYHNPHIKVFVNVVHAEMAKRLTTLDKVSDDVEIPPSERIRKATLAASARKKRCETINKSIFEQSSKDGRFMFKISCGHKINSKSAHMKYPTPPLSIINKKTADEWIIHYKIAEVCNPNLFEEEYFKTVKRLCRTFGIPSILSVLGDDTNSSYPFNKYASSRQNILRAYSEKALRRLKVFKHSIFYRENSESK
- a CDS encoding uncharacterized protein (BUSCO:EOG09261JVS), producing the protein MSFFRRSSREHKEHKVTKADLSTIRIGSEDATQSLNAPREVVQAVRAYIAQIPGQISFNKGDFFYVVSRPNSTTIEIKDPVKNMQGSAPTSCFKFFEKPQRTHTSNSSSSNSSSQHSSSQNGAGVTFHKSYQSTKSFHSQHSQPSQVPNPSARHASSSSSKHVSPLPSLYGIVLYDFHAERPDELSVMAGDSLILCAHHEHEWFIGKFLDKIGEPGLVPVSYVRLYDINTKVPYNEPSDAIIDRVRLPTVEQWKMVKNRHKASARTVGPAASTPGSRTNSSGDVRAQMGGQNWQKDSFSSTASSFSQSSYIAGQNKPVANISTASASTARASLYAEEVSIESFSSTNGKYWFLVRVVLSDHSTRCLCRYYEDFFNFHQQILAAWPREGGKYDTKDHKERIIPFIPGPVMDVSENLCHRRMIDFDSYLKSLRDLPSHISKSVLANSFYDLWEGDQQLSYNDVTKDGSPIRPARRPPNMIILNGKGSNSNGEIDRKSEQPHPYRPFPQQGGNVPMDHTGAIDIKPTQNPQNRHSSLVRRLSEMTLGHSHHHSRKHSSSGSSVGSSTQDQRETHRKPSQTNWTKSNNGNMNTSASKISPSNKLKLKFYYKDDIFAIAVPETVTLEELKHLIVPRIDECDEPNIEERLKVIPKDVNNVDQFEYLNECVLQSDSQLHETSNFTDKGKFLVIV